One segment of Solanum stenotomum isolate F172 chromosome 1, ASM1918654v1, whole genome shotgun sequence DNA contains the following:
- the LOC125864100 gene encoding serine/threonine-protein kinase PBL34-like — MGLGGDGVKGESWDAEKSKGRKEKEGDEEETGCWMKLRFISSCISSSSKVDTSISGISTRCESKSTNDTSIDQPVAPIISSTTTSNAESNSSTSKLEEELKVFSQLRKFTFNDLKLATRNFRPESLLGEGGFGCVFKGWIEENGTAPVKPGTGLTVAVKTLNHDGLQGHKEWLAEVNFLGDLIHPNLVKLIGYCIEDDQRLLVYEFMPRGSLENHLFRRSLPLPWSIRMKIALGAAKGLTFLHEEAERPVIYRDFKTSNILLDADYNAKLSDFGLAKDAPEGDKTHVSTRVMGTYGYAAPEYVMTGHLTSKSDVYSFGVVLLEMMTGRRSMDKNRPNGEHNLVEWARPHLGERRRFYKLIDPRLEGHFSIKGAQKAAQLAARCLSRDPKVRPMMSDVVEALKPLPNLKDMASSSYYFQTMQADRVGSSPSPNTRNVLRTQGSFSRNGQQQQQPRSLSIPNGSHASPYRHQLSQNSPNPNGKP, encoded by the exons ATGGGATTAGGTGGTGATGGTGTAAAGGGGGAGTCTTGGGATGCAGAGAAATCAAAGGGAAGGAAGGAAAAAGAAGGGGATGAGGAGGAGACTGGCTGCTGGATGAAGTTGAGGTTTATTAGTAGCTGTATTTCCTCAAGTTCTAAAGTTGATACCTCCATCAGTGGCATCAGTACTCGCTGTG AAAGTAAATCGACAAATGATACAAGCATAGACCAGCCTGTTGCTCCAATTATCTCATCCACAACTACGAGTAATGCTGAAAGTAATTCTTCCACCTCCAAACTCGAAGAGGAACTAAAAGTTTTTTCGCAGCTTCGGAAGTTCACATTCAATGATTTGAAGTTGGCTACAAGAAACTTTAGACCAGAATCCCTTCTCGGTGAAGGGGGTTTTGGTTGTGTCTTTAAGGGTTGGATTGAAGAGAACGGAACGGCACCTGTTAAACCAGGAACAGGGCTTACTGTTGCTGTGAAAACTCTAAATCATGATGGACTTCAGGGTCACAAAGAATGGCTG GCGGAAGTAAATTTCCTTGGTGATCTCATTCATCCCAATTTGGTTAAACTAATTGGTTACTGTATTGAAGATGATCAGAGGTTGCTGGTTTACGAATTTATGCCTCGAGGAAGCTTGGAAAACCATCTGTTCAGGA GGTCCCTGCCTCTTCCGTGGTCCATCCGCATGAAGATAGCATTGGGTGCAGCAAAAGGTCTTACTTTTCTTCACGAGGAAGCAGAAAGACCAGTGATATACCGTGATTTCAAAACGTCCAACATTCTTCTAGATGCG GATTACAATGCCAAACTTTCTGATTTTGGACTTGCCAAAGATGCTCCAGAGGGCGACAAGACCCATGTTTCTACTCGTGTCATGGGAACATATGGTTATGCAGCTCCAGAGTATGTGATGACAG GACATTTGACATCAAAGAGTGATGTCTACAGTTTCGGTGTAGTTCTGCTTGAAATGATGACAGGTAGGAGATCCATGGACAAGAACCGGCCAAACGGGGAACACAACCTTGTTGAGTGGGCACGGCCACATTTGGGTGAAAGAAGAAGGTTTTATAAATTGATAGATCCTAGACTTGAAGGCCATTTTTCAATAAAAGGCGCGCAGAAAGCTGCACAGTTGGCTGCACGATGCCTTAGCCGGGATCCCAAAGTCAGACCTATGATGAGTGATGTGGTCGAAGCCTTGAAGCCTTTGCCAAACCTCAAGGACATGGCCAGCTCCTCCTACTATTTCCAGACGATGCAAGCAGACCGAGTTGGATCAAGCCCAAGCCCAAATACAAGAAATGTCCTTAGAACGCAAGGATCATTCTCAAGGAAtggacaacaacaacaacaaccaagAAGCCTATCGATTCCAAATGGTTCTCATGCTTCTCCATACCGTCATCAACTTTCTCAGAATTCGCCAAATCCAAATGGCAAACCATAG